The nucleotide window AGTGACACTGGTTCTGCTCCTGTCTGTGCTCGGTctggctgctggtgggaagctgctggtggtgcccGTAGATGGGAGTCATTGGCTCAGCATGCGGGAAGTGTTGGATGGTCTCAGTGAGAAAGGGCATGAAATAGTCGTCGTTGCACCAGAAGTCAGTTTATACATAAAGCCAAGAAAGAgttttgttatgaaaatgtaCCCAGTCCCTTTCACACAGGAAGACATGGATGAGAATTTCCATGCATTTTCACAGGAAGCATTTCAAGAAGGATCCTTTCTTGATCTTGAGGAGAGCAAGTATGATGCTCTCTTTACGGATCCTGTAATACCTTGCGGGCAGATACTGGCTGAGCATCTTTCAGTCCCTTCTGTCTATTTTTTGAGAGGAATTCCATGTGGCATAGATTTTGAAGCCACTCAGTGTCCCAATCCCCCTTCTTATGTCCCCAGGGTGTTTACAGAACACACAGACCGTATGAACTTCCTCCAGCGTGTGAAGAATCTAGTCTTTGATGTCCAaaattttttcctctgtgacttTATGTATCAGCCGTACTCCAAACTGGCTTCTGAGTTCCTTCAGCGAGATGTGACTGTGTTAGATCTCTTACGCAAGGCTTCCATATGGCTTCTGAGGTTAGACTTTGTGTTAGATTATCCAAGACCGTTGATGCCCAACATAATTTTAATTGGCGGAGTGAATTGTGCCCACAAGGAGCTACCACAGGTAGGTCATGCTTGAGTCTTACTTCTTATTCTGA belongs to Oxyura jamaicensis isolate SHBP4307 breed ruddy duck unplaced genomic scaffold, BPBGC_Ojam_1.0 oxyUn_random_OJ80886, whole genome shotgun sequence and includes:
- the LOC118160079 gene encoding UDP-glucuronosyltransferase 1A1-like, giving the protein MAPVPASHPQVAVTLVLLLSVLGLAAGGKLLVVPVDGSHWLSMREVLDGLSEKGHEIVVVAPEVSLYIKPRKSFVMKMYPVPFTQEDMDENFHAFSQEAFQEGSFLDLEESKYDALFTDPVIPCGQILAEHLSVPSVYFLRGIPCGIDFEATQCPNPPSYVPRVFTEHTDRMNFLQRVKNLVFDVQNFFLCDFMYQPYSKLASEFLQRDVTVLDLLRKASIWLLRLDFVLDYPRPLMPNIILIGGVNCAHKELPQVGHA